One window of the Chryseotalea sp. WA131a genome contains the following:
- a CDS encoding RidA family protein, translating into MDNTFSSDKAPEPVGAYPHARKVGSLLFLSGVGPRQRGSKEIPGVTLDAQGNIIAYDIATQCHSVFNNVKLILESSGSRWENLVDVTVFLTNMKSDFKTFNKIYAEYFKENQPCRTTVEVNALPTPIAIELKCIATVEPS; encoded by the coding sequence ATGGACAATACTTTCTCTTCTGATAAAGCTCCCGAACCAGTTGGTGCATACCCGCATGCGCGCAAAGTGGGTAGTCTATTATTTCTATCCGGTGTAGGCCCAAGGCAACGAGGCTCAAAAGAAATTCCGGGCGTAACGTTAGATGCGCAAGGAAATATTATTGCTTATGACATTGCAACCCAGTGCCATTCTGTTTTCAATAATGTAAAACTGATATTGGAATCATCCGGCTCGCGTTGGGAAAACTTGGTAGACGTAACCGTTTTTCTCACCAACATGAAAAGCGACTTCAAAACCTTCAATAAGATTTACGCAGAGTACTTTAAAGAAAACCAACCATGCCGAACCACGGTAGAAGTGAATGCATTGCCAACTCCGATTGCCATTGAACTAAAATGCATTGCAACCGTTGAACCGAGCTAA
- a CDS encoding iron-sulfur cluster assembly accessory protein: MISVTDKAKERITLLRQEEKRGDNENIRVSVKGGGCSGLMYDLGFDAEIKPVDQVFEDKGIKILVDKKSLLYLLGTTLDFSDGLNGKGFQFINPNASRTCGCGESFSV; the protein is encoded by the coding sequence ATGATTAGTGTAACCGATAAAGCCAAAGAACGCATTACCCTCCTTCGTCAAGAAGAAAAACGTGGTGATAACGAAAACATTCGCGTTTCTGTAAAGGGCGGTGGCTGCTCTGGCCTGATGTACGATTTGGGTTTTGATGCCGAGATCAAACCAGTAGACCAAGTATTCGAAGACAAAGGAATCAAAATATTGGTGGATAAAAAGAGCCTTCTTTATCTGTTGGGAACCACGCTGGATTTTTCGGATGGGTTGAACGGCAAGGGTTTTCAATTCATTAATCCCAACGCATCTCGCACCTGCGGGTGTGGCGAAAGTTTTTCTGTTTAG
- a CDS encoding aminopeptidase P family protein: protein MRYQSISPQLFINNRKRLIPELKSNSLVLFNANDTMPTNADGSLAFRQNNDLFYLTGVDQEESILILCPNFPDEKWREILFLKETSEHIAIWEGHKLTKEEAKHRTGIETILWLSEFPRVFRHLMTMGNVENVYLNTNEHYRAEITVQTRDARFIEWCKASYPLHNYQRIAPIISKLRSVKSQEEIALMQEACNITETAFRRVLKFVKPGVKEYEIEAEFIHEFTRKGSTGFAYTPIIAAGSNSCVLHYIENDQVCKEGDVLLLDVGAAYANYNADMTRTIPVNGKFTTRQKEVYNAVLRVQRTAMQLLRPGVVYFDYHKEIKKIMERELIDLKLLKKEEVEKQDPDKPLLLKYFMHGTSHMLGLDVHDVGNMHAKVEVGQVWTIEPGIYIREENVGVRLENNVVIGEKENFDLMKNIPIEVEEIEELMNS, encoded by the coding sequence ATGCGCTACCAATCCATCAGTCCTCAATTATTTATTAACAACCGCAAAAGATTAATACCAGAGCTAAAATCAAATTCGCTTGTTCTCTTCAATGCCAACGACACGATGCCTACCAATGCAGATGGCTCACTGGCCTTCCGGCAAAACAACGATTTGTTTTATTTGACAGGCGTTGACCAAGAAGAATCAATTTTAATTTTGTGCCCTAATTTTCCCGATGAAAAATGGCGGGAGATTCTGTTCCTGAAAGAAACCAGTGAACATATTGCCATTTGGGAAGGGCACAAACTCACCAAAGAAGAAGCCAAACATCGAACAGGCATTGAAACGATCTTATGGTTAAGTGAATTCCCGCGCGTATTTCGCCACCTGATGACCATGGGTAATGTGGAAAATGTATACCTAAACACAAATGAACATTACCGTGCCGAAATCACTGTGCAGACGCGCGATGCACGTTTTATTGAATGGTGCAAGGCAAGTTATCCGCTCCACAACTACCAACGCATCGCACCGATCATCAGCAAATTGCGCAGTGTAAAATCGCAAGAAGAAATTGCTTTGATGCAAGAGGCTTGCAACATTACTGAAACAGCTTTTAGGCGCGTATTGAAATTTGTAAAACCTGGAGTGAAAGAATACGAAATCGAGGCCGAGTTTATTCATGAATTCACGCGGAAAGGTTCCACGGGTTTTGCTTATACACCTATCATCGCAGCGGGCAGCAACTCGTGTGTGTTGCACTACATTGAAAATGACCAAGTTTGCAAAGAGGGTGACGTTTTATTATTGGATGTAGGGGCTGCCTATGCGAACTACAATGCTGATATGACTCGTACTATTCCAGTAAACGGAAAATTTACAACTCGACAAAAAGAAGTTTACAACGCAGTACTGCGAGTGCAAAGGACGGCCATGCAACTATTGAGGCCGGGTGTAGTGTATTTCGATTACCACAAAGAGATAAAGAAAATAATGGAACGCGAATTAATCGATTTGAAATTGCTGAAAAAAGAAGAAGTGGAGAAACAAGACCCCGATAAACCATTGCTGCTAAAATACTTTATGCACGGCACCTCTCATATGCTCGGTTTGGATGTGCACGATGTTGGCAACATGCATGCAAAAGTAGAAGTAGGACAAGTTTGGACGATTGAACCAGGCATTTACATTCGGGAAGAAAACGTGGGCGTCCGGCTGGAGAACAACGTGGTCATTGGTGAAAAAGAAAATTTTGATTTGATGAAAAACATTCCGATTGAGGTGGAGGAGATTGAGGAGTTGATGAACAGCTAA
- a CDS encoding DUF4198 domain-containing protein, with the protein MKRLRWILLLTLISVLASAHEFWLQPRKYRLAIGEELKFNFKVGENFDGEEWDLKKHKVEKLDWHTSTKITDLKKLVKADGRDRVALKMTEEGTQLIAMQSNYAFIELDAAKFNDYLKEDGLEDIHALRTKNNTLDKPAKEFYGRFVKLLVQVGNKKTDSFKKQLGTPVEIIPLQNPYTLKSGDYLECKVLFQGKPLIEQMVKVWYKINTTTFLQNMYTEKDGTVKFPLSSTGPWMVSMVKMIPSEKEGADYQSMWSSLVFEVE; encoded by the coding sequence ATGAAACGATTGAGATGGATTCTGCTGTTAACTTTAATCTCAGTATTGGCCTCCGCGCATGAATTTTGGCTGCAGCCGAGAAAGTACCGATTGGCAATTGGCGAAGAATTGAAATTCAATTTTAAGGTAGGCGAAAATTTTGATGGCGAAGAGTGGGATTTAAAAAAACACAAAGTAGAAAAGCTGGATTGGCACACCAGCACCAAAATCACCGACTTAAAAAAACTAGTGAAAGCAGACGGTCGTGACCGGGTGGCTTTGAAAATGACGGAGGAAGGCACTCAACTAATTGCGATGCAAAGCAATTATGCCTTTATTGAATTGGATGCTGCTAAATTCAACGATTATTTAAAAGAAGATGGCCTTGAAGACATCCATGCACTGCGAACAAAAAATAATACATTAGATAAACCTGCCAAAGAATTTTACGGTCGTTTTGTGAAGCTGCTCGTGCAAGTAGGGAATAAAAAGACAGATTCATTTAAAAAACAGCTAGGGACACCCGTAGAAATTATACCGCTGCAAAATCCTTACACATTGAAATCTGGTGACTACCTAGAATGTAAAGTCCTTTTCCAGGGCAAACCACTTATTGAACAAATGGTAAAGGTTTGGTACAAAATCAACACCACTACTTTTTTGCAAAATATGTACACCGAAAAAGATGGAACAGTAAAGTTTCCACTTAGTAGCACTGGCCCTTGGATGGTGAGCATGGTAAAAATGATACCTTCAGAAAAAGAAGGAGCCGATTACCAAAGTATGTGGAGCAGTTTGGTTTTTGAAGTTGAGTGA